The segment GATAGAAGAGATCGCGGCGGAACGTCCCCTCGGCGACCATCCGCTCGAGGTCGCGGTTCGTCGCCGCGATCAGGCGGAAGTCGCTGGCGATCGACTGGCTGCCGCCGAGCCGGGCGAAGCTCCGCTCCTCGAGCACGCGGAGCAGGTCCACCTGCATCTTGGGCGGCACCTCGCCGACTTCGTCGAGGAAGAGCGAGCCGCCGTCGGCCAGCTCGATCTTCCCCTTGCGCCGCTGGCTCGCGCCGGTGAAGGCGCCGCGCTCGTGGCCGAACAGCTCGCTCTCCAGCAGCGATTCGGGGATCGCGCCGCAGTTGACGACGACGAGCGGCATGTAGCGGCGCGGCGAGAGGGCGTGCACCGCGCGCGCGACGAGCTCCTTGCCGGTCCCCGACTCTCCCTGGATCAGCACCGAGGAGTCGGTCGGGCCGACGGTGCGGATCAGCTCCTTGAGGCGCAGCACGGCCGGGTCCTGGCCGACGATCCGCTCCAGCGGCGCGTTCTCGTCGATCTGTTCCTTGAGCCGGCGGTTCTCCCGCGCCAGCTTCTTGAAGTCCACCGCCTTGGCGACGAGCCGCGCGAGGTCCTCGGGGTCGAACGGCTTGGCGATGTAGTCGAACGCCCCCGCCTTGAGCGCGGCGACGGCGGTGTCCACCGAGGCGTAGGCGGTCATCACGATCACCGCGGTGTCGGGGGCGATCTCGGCCAGCTTGCGCTGCAGCTCGATCCCGTCCATCCCCGGCATCTTGATGTCGGTGAGGCAGGCGTCGAAGCGCCCCTCCTGCATCGCCCGCAGCGCCTCGCGCGCCGAGGAGCAGGCGGCGACCTCGTACCCCTCCTCCTCGAACCAGCCGGACAGCGACGCGCGGACGATTTCCTCGTCGTCCACGATCAGCAGGCGCCCCTTGGGGGACGCGGCGTCGTTCATGCTTCACCTCGCGGCGCGCCCGCGTCGTCGGCCGCGACGTCGGGCGGAAGGACCATCGTCACGCGCGTCCCCGCGCCGGGGGCGGAGTCGACGTCGAGCCGCCCGCCGTGGCGCGAGACGATGCCGTAGACGACCGACAGCCCGAGCCCTGTTCCTTGGCCCTCGGGCTTGGTCGTGAAGAACGGCTCGAAGATTCGCGGCAGGATGTCGGCGGGGATTCCCGCGCCGGTGTCCCGCACCTCGATCTCGATCCCGCCGCCGGGGCGGGGACGGGTCTCGACCGTCAGCGTGCCCCCCTTGGGCATCGCCTCGACGGCGTTGATCAGCACCGCCAGGAGCGCCTGCTCGATCTGCGCGCCGTCGGCGACGACCGGCGCCGCGGCTTCGTCGAGGCGCAGCGCGAGGTCGATCTCCTCGAGGTCGAGCTTGTGGCCGAGCAGCCGCGTCGCGCGGCGCACGACCTCGTTGACGTCGATCGGCGCGCGCTGCGGCGGCCGCTGCCGCGAGAAGGCGAGGAGGTCCTGCACGATGCGCCCGCAGCGTCCGACCTCGCGGTCCACCATCTCCATCCAGGACTCGATCTCCGCCGCCCGCTCCGGCGGAATCGGCTCCCCGGCGGCGAGCGCCTTGCGCGTCCGGCGCGCGAAGACCTGCACGCCGGCGAGCGGGTTGTTCAGTTCGTGGGCCACGACGGCCGCCAGCCGCCCGAGGCAGGCCATCCGTTCGCTGCGGACCATCTGGTCCTGCGCGGCGGCGAGCTCGCGCGTCCGTTCGTCCACGCGGTCCTGCAGCGTGCGGGTCCAGCCGCGCAGTTCCTCGTGCGTCCGCTGCAGGTCGCCGGCCATCGAGTTGAAGGCCAGCGCGACGTCGCCCAGTTCGTCGTTCCCCTTGGGCGGAACGCGGGCGAGGTCGTCGCCGCCGCCGAGCCGCGCGATCGCGCGGCGCATCGGGCGCAGGCGCCGCCGGAGCATCGCGCCCACCACGATCGCCATCACCGCCGCGGCGGCGAAGTGGACGACGATCGCCGCGCCGAGGAGCCGCTTCGTCCGTTCGGCGTAGGTCGCGTCGGCCGAGGCGAGGGAGAGCTGGGTGTCGATCACGCCGAGGACCCTCTGCCCGGGCGGGTGGTGGTGGCAGGCCCCGGAGCACTCCGCCTCGCCGGGGAGCGGCTCGATCATCCCCAGCACCCGGCCGCGGACCGGATCGCGGAAAATCCGCACCCGTTCCTCCCGCGGCAGGTCGGCCTTCGGGGGACCGGGGACGTGGCAGGAACGGCACTCGGGGGCCGAGACGTCGAAACGCCGCCCGATCTCCGCCTCGTCGGAGGAGAAGACGACGTCCCCCTTCTTGTCCAGCAGCCGGATCCGGACGATGTCCGGCTGGCGGTGGATGTTGTGGATGACCTCCTTCACGTCGTCCCAGCGGTTGTGGAGCATGCCGGAGCGGGTCGCCTGGCGGATCAGCTCGGTGACGGAGGAGGCGGAGGCGACGACCTGGCGCTCGAAGTCGCGCCGCGCCTGCGCGCGGAGGGCGAGGAGCGCGATCCACGCCCCGAGCGCGCCGACGACCGCCGCGACGAGGGCGAAGCGGAAGGCGAGGGAAACGCGGGGGCGCATGGCCGCTCTCCGCCGCCGGCGCCCGTCGCGGCGATTCTCGACATCTCGGGCCGGCGGTCCTCACGAAGTATAGGCGGCAAGTAAGGGGCTGTGGGCAAAAGCGACAGGGGGCGCGGCCGATCGGCCGCGCCCCCCGGGCGGAGAAACGTCGCCGGCGTCAGCGGGCGTCGGTCAGCAGGAACCGGGACTGCGCCCGTTCCCACGCCGCGTCGTCGAGCTGGTCGCCGATCCCCTCGAGCGGCTCGCCGCCGTCGGCCGCGGCCGGGGCCATCTCGGCCGGGGCGAAGAAGGCGTGGAGGGCGGCGGCCGCCTCGTCGAGGAAGCGGCGGGCCATCTCGCCGGTGAGCAGCGAGCGGAGGTCGTAGGAGAGCTCGGCGCTCTTGATTTCGGCCAGCCAGCCGCTCTGGTAGGGCGCGGCGGTCAGGGCCTCCGGGCGCTCGGCGAGGTCGCGGTTGACCGCGGCGACGACGCCGCCGACCGGGGCGAGGATGGTGATCCGGCGGCCTTTCCGCTCCAGCGTGAGGAGCGGCCGCCCGGCGCGCACGGTCGTGCCGACGGCGGGCAGGTCGATCCGGTCGGGGCGGCCGACCAGCTTGGCGGCGAAGTCGTCCAGGCCGATTCTGGCGAGCCCTTCGCCGGCGCGCCGGGCCCAGGTGTGGCCGGCGTGGTAGGAGGCTTCGGGATCGAAGCGGAACCCCGCGACCCGCGTCGCCGCCAGAAGCGCCTCTTCCTGCCGCTCGCGGATCTGCTCGGCGAGGGCGGGCTGGCGCTTGATGTGGAGAATCACGTCGATCACGAGGAAAACGGCGATCATCAGGAC is part of the bacterium genome and harbors:
- a CDS encoding sigma-54 dependent transcriptional regulator, whose amino-acid sequence is MNDAASPKGRLLIVDDEEIVRASLSGWFEEEGYEVAACSSAREALRAMQEGRFDACLTDIKMPGMDGIELQRKLAEIAPDTAVIVMTAYASVDTAVAALKAGAFDYIAKPFDPEDLARLVAKAVDFKKLARENRRLKEQIDENAPLERIVGQDPAVLRLKELIRTVGPTDSSVLIQGESGTGKELVARAVHALSPRRYMPLVVVNCGAIPESLLESELFGHERGAFTGASQRRKGKIELADGGSLFLDEVGEVPPKMQVDLLRVLEERSFARLGGSQSIASDFRLIAATNRDLERMVAEGTFRRDLFYRLNVVQLVVPPLAARRGDIPQIAEAIRARLAASMNRRFAGFAPAALEQLRRRDWPGNVRELENAIERAMVVGRPPLIEARDLPPDEAGAPRDDAERSLADVERAHILRVLEETGWNISRAARALDIDRTTLYAKIRRYGLERGGMTE
- a CDS encoding HAMP domain-containing protein, which encodes MRPRVSLAFRFALVAAVVGALGAWIALLALRAQARRDFERQVVASASSVTELIRQATRSGMLHNRWDDVKEVIHNIHRQPDIVRIRLLDKKGDVVFSSDEAEIGRRFDVSAPECRSCHVPGPPKADLPREERVRIFRDPVRGRVLGMIEPLPGEAECSGACHHHPPGQRVLGVIDTQLSLASADATYAERTKRLLGAAIVVHFAAAAVMAIVVGAMLRRRLRPMRRAIARLGGGDDLARVPPKGNDELGDVALAFNSMAGDLQRTHEELRGWTRTLQDRVDERTRELAAAQDQMVRSERMACLGRLAAVVAHELNNPLAGVQVFARRTRKALAAGEPIPPERAAEIESWMEMVDREVGRCGRIVQDLLAFSRQRPPQRAPIDVNEVVRRATRLLGHKLDLEEIDLALRLDEAAAPVVADGAQIEQALLAVLINAVEAMPKGGTLTVETRPRPGGGIEIEVRDTGAGIPADILPRIFEPFFTTKPEGQGTGLGLSVVYGIVSRHGGRLDVDSAPGAGTRVTMVLPPDVAADDAGAPRGEA
- a CDS encoding glycine cleavage system protein H; protein product: MVALFVVLMIAVFLVIDVILHIKRQPALAEQIRERQEEALLAATRVAGFRFDPEASYHAGHTWARRAGEGLARIGLDDFAAKLVGRPDRIDLPAVGTTVRAGRPLLTLERKGRRITILAPVGGVVAAVNRDLAERPEALTAAPYQSGWLAEIKSAELSYDLRSLLTGEMARRFLDEAAAALHAFFAPAEMAPAAADGGEPLEGIGDQLDDAAWERAQSRFLLTDAR